CTTCTGCAGCCCTACGCGCGCCTCGATGATTACCGGCAAGTGGCCACACGCCCACGGGATCGTGCAGAACATTGACGGCGCCAGGAGAAGAGGCCTAGACGACAATGTCGAGGCGACGGAGCAGATACTCTTCGACCAAGGCGTTCGGACCTTCCAGATGGGCAAATGGCATCTCGGTGAGGCTGCCGATCTCAGGTGCTATCGCAGGGAACAGGATATGCTCTCGACAGACGCGTACATTCAATCCCGCAGGGCGCTGACCCCGGACATGTGGGACAAGCCGCGCAAGGGCGAGGTGCGCATCGGCGACGTCTGCTACACCCCGGAGATGGCCGAGTATTACAAGACATGGTCCGACGGTAGACAGGGATCGGGGCAGAACCTCTCGATGATCGGGCGATCCCTGCTTCCTGCCCGGCGGAACTACGAGTCATGGCTCGCTGACAGATGCGTTGACCTGATCGAAAAGTACGGCGGGAACCAATTCATGATCACCTGGTCCGCGAATCCGCCCCATGCGGAGTGGATCGTCCCTGACCCTTACTACGGCATGTACGACCCGGCGCGGGTGCCTCTCCCGTCGTCATGGAGCGACCGCCCGGCCGCCTACAGAGACTGTATCGCCGCACAGATGGGCGGCATGATGGGCGAGGCGCGCGCGAGAGAGATGGTTCGGTGCTACTACGGCCAGGTCTCCATGATGGACTGGTGCATCGGCAGGATACTGGACTCACTTCGAGAGAAGGGCCTGGAGGACAACACGCTCGTCATCTTCACGAGCGATCACGGCGATATGCAGGGCTCGCACGGCATGATCGGGAAATCGCTTCCGGGCTACTACGAGGAGATCGTCCGAGTGCCGCTCATCGTGCGCTGTCCCGGTGTCATCAAGCCCGGCACGGTCATCGATACGCACGCGAACACCGTTGATCTCGCGCCGACACTCCTCGAGTTCGCGGGCCGGAAGCCTCTAGAGGATTCCCAGGGTGTATCGCTCCGGCCGCTGCTGGAGGGTGGGGCGAAAAGCGACGACAGGCCGGGCTTCTGCGAGCGCGGGCTCGGCGACACGGGAGGCTGGAGTCGGATGGTCCGGACCCGCGAGTGGAAGTATGCGTACTTCAGCGACGGCCGCAGGGAGCTCTTCAACCTGGCTAAGGACTCCGGTGAGGTCAAGAACCTCCGCGAAGACACGGGTGCATCGGCGGATATGAAGGCGATGCACAAGAAGCTCGTCGCCCAGGCAGAGAAGAGCAAAGACCCTGCGCTGGCGCATCTCGTCAAGGTATGACGGTGCGCAGAGACGCGGACTGAGAGCTGCGAGGGGCGGGAGCCGTCGGTTCCTGCCCCTCGCGCGTGCCTACCTTAGCGCTTTGATCGCTGCGGGATACAGGGTGGTTGATTCGATGGAGCGGCGCTCCCTCGCGTAGTAGACGGTCAGGATGCTGCCGTCCTTCAACTCGACCGAACTGGGGTAGGCGCAATCGCCCCCGATGTTGAGGATCGAGAACTGCTTCTTCGCGTCCCAGTCATTGCCCAGCCGACGGAAGATGCCCGCGACTCCGCGCACCTCTCCCGTGCCCAGCCGGTCACGATAAGCTTGGAAGACTACCCCGCTGCTGTGATACAGCAGGTTCGATGCCTGCCCCTGAAGACCCAGCCGCCTGAACGGGGTCCACGTCTTCCCGCCGTCGCGAGACCTGGTTTCATAGATGAACCCGTCGGCATTTGTCGTCCTCAGGGCGCAGATCACGTCTCCTGTGGGGAGTTGGACGAGCGCGGGCTCCTCGAACCGTACCGGATCGTCGGAGTCGTCGTATGCGACTACGGCTATCGGTTCCTTGTCCCAGGTCAGTCCGCCGTCGCGGCTGAACGCCACCGCAGCACCCCACGTCTTGCTTCCTCTCGCCGCGCCGTATATCGGCAGGAGGAGCGTGCCGTCCTTCAATTCCAGGATCTCGTCGGAAGTGGCTTCCCACAGCCAGTCGGTGCCGATCGTCTTCGGCTCGCCGAAAGTCCTGCCGCCGTCATCTGAGCCGGACACGAGCACCTTGTTGGTCTGCTTCGCCGCCCCCGTCGTCCCGGAGTCGCGGATGAAGAAGTTCACCAGTATCCGTCCGTCACGCGTCTGCCTGATCGACGGGTCGCGGTCGTCCATTGGGGTATCGATGATCGTGACCGGCTTGCTCCACGTCTTGCCCTCGTCGGTGGAGCGGACCATCGAGATCTTCGAGTCCGGGCAGACGTGCGCCGTGCCGTTGTAGAAGACGCACAGCAGATCGCCGTTCTTCAGCTTGCACACGGACGGGAACGCGAAGTACTCCGCATCCGTGCTCTTCGCGACGATCCTGGTCTCGATGTGCCCGAGTGCCTTCTCGCGGGCAAAGATGTCGTCGCCGGGATTGACGAGACCGGCCGCCGCGTTCAGCGCTATGAGTGGGTAGATGAGCACTTGGATACCTCCTTAGTCTGCCGGCACGAGCGTGATAGTGAACCTCTCGCCGAACTGCGTGCGGTTCATGGCGTCGAAAGCGAGAGTCACCTCGACCGGTGACTTCACGTTTTCGTACAGACGCGTTTCGACCGTAGCCGACTGCAGGTGGCCGACATTGCGTTTA
This window of the Armatimonadota bacterium genome carries:
- a CDS encoding exo-alpha-sialidase — encoded protein: MLIYPLIALNAAAGLVNPGDDIFAREKALGHIETRIVAKSTDAEYFAFPSVCKLKNGDLLCVFYNGTAHVCPDSKISMVRSTDEGKTWSKPVTIIDTPMDDRDPSIRQTRDGRILVNFFIRDSGTTGAAKQTNKVLVSGSDDGGRTFGEPKTIGTDWLWEATSDEILELKDGTLLLPIYGAARGSKTWGAAVAFSRDGGLTWDKEPIAVVAYDDSDDPVRFEEPALVQLPTGDVICALRTTNADGFIYETRSRDGGKTWTPFRRLGLQGQASNLLYHSSGVVFQAYRDRLGTGEVRGVAGIFRRLGNDWDAKKQFSILNIGGDCAYPSSVELKDGSILTVYYARERRSIESTTLYPAAIKALR
- a CDS encoding sulfatase-like hydrolase/transferase, translating into MPRITRRDFMKAAGGFVSAAALSPNMLQSAVAADGKKLNILLLMTDQHCHSVLGCAGNRVVQTPNLDRLAGEGARFTNAVCATPFCSPTRASMITGKWPHAHGIVQNIDGARRRGLDDNVEATEQILFDQGVRTFQMGKWHLGEAADLRCYRREQDMLSTDAYIQSRRALTPDMWDKPRKGEVRIGDVCYTPEMAEYYKTWSDGRQGSGQNLSMIGRSLLPARRNYESWLADRCVDLIEKYGGNQFMITWSANPPHAEWIVPDPYYGMYDPARVPLPSSWSDRPAAYRDCIAAQMGGMMGEARAREMVRCYYGQVSMMDWCIGRILDSLREKGLEDNTLVIFTSDHGDMQGSHGMIGKSLPGYYEEIVRVPLIVRCPGVIKPGTVIDTHANTVDLAPTLLEFAGRKPLEDSQGVSLRPLLEGGAKSDDRPGFCERGLGDTGGWSRMVRTREWKYAYFSDGRRELFNLAKDSGEVKNLREDTGASADMKAMHKKLVAQAEKSKDPALAHLVKV